The Candidatus Hamiltonella defensa 5AT (Acyrthosiphon pisum) DNA window AGACTTTGTATTTTGTGCACGCTTGCCGCAGAATCAGAGAATTATGAGGAGTTACGAGGCCCAAGCCTTTTTATGTTTTGTTGAAATTTTACTCCCTATTTCTAAAATAAAAACTCCGGTCATGTTCATTAAAACAATACCGGAGACAATTTATTTAACTTATGGTTGTCTTCTTAATATAGTAGGTTTGTAAGGGAAAAACCTTTACAGCTACGATAAGCTGACAAATGTGAGCAAGTAGTTATCGTTATCGTTAACAGACGAAAAAGATGAATCATTGTTTGCAGGAATAAAATATGTGTCCACGCCAGAAAAACCAGAAACACTTTCTTTTAATAATGGAATACCGTCATTTTTGTTAGCTGCTAAAACATTAATAAGATCCTCTATTTCTTGCACCTGCAATTTGTCTTGATTTTCTTTTAGGACTATTTCCACTTCAAACAGAGCTGCTTCTATAGCTGCTTCAAATTTACGATGGATCTCTTCTTTTTCTTCACTAAGAGTCACGTTTTCGTGTTTTCTGTCTTTCAATTCATTTTTAAAATTCAATAGAAATTCATCCATTTTATGATCTGTTTCCAAAAAATATGTATCATAATCCGCTGGTAAATTTAAAAAATCACCCCCGGTTTTTTTGATTTTCTCTGGTATTTGCTGAAAATACGCTATGTTTTTAGAAAAAACTTCTTCTTTCATATGATCAATCCGGAAATCTTGGTCCTTTATTTTTTGCACGTGAACATTTAGCATTTGTTATTTTCCTTATTTGTTAAAAAATACCTTTTCTGAATGCATTCAGAGGATTTGATGCATTAACATATGTGGGTCTATTTTAATACATATTCCAAAAATTTAAAAATGATTAATTTTTATGAAAATATATTTTTTAACCTCAATTCCAGATAATCATGGTTTTTTTCTGAATATTCAGTCCCTCTAAAAGTACATCAACCTGACCTGCGATATAGGCTTCTGAACGGGTTAAATACGCCTTCCCCCGTGTATTTAATGTCTGCTAACCGAGACAGCCTTTTCCTCGATAATACGCGCAATAATATCGTGTTCCAATCAATTAACCTGTTTGAGCCTTTTATAAATTTTTTAATAAAACATCATATATAAGTATTTTTTACTCTTTTTTTGCTATATTTTAAAGCGTTCGCCCTTCAAGAATGCTTAAGGAGAAATATCATGTCGCTGTCTATTCAAAGTCAAAATAATGGTTTATCCCAGAAAGTGCTTAACGAAAGAAATATCGAATACGCGATTAAAAATCTGTCAAAGAAAAACACTACCGATATGGGCGTATGGGAAACCATTAAAGGTTTTTTTTGTCGAACCAAAAAAACTCAAGTGCTAGAAAAAGTTCATGAGTTAACACATCAAAATTATGAATGATGAACTTAATTAACACTGAATCAGCAGTAAAAAAAGTGATTGCTTTTTATCAACTCAAGCAAATGGCCCATCCTGTTTATCAAAATAAATTTCAAGCATTTATTAGACCAAAAAAAGACGGAGCATATACTTTTTCTTTTTTGATTCAAGATGCTATAGATGAAGATACGTTTGTCTACGGAAATACTGAAAAAGATATTTCTGATATAAAAGAAAGAGAATTAACTAATGATAGTGACCTTTTAGACAAAAATATTCCTATCAATTGTGCTTTAAATAAAGTGTCGTATGATAACAAGCTAAATAAACTAGAAGGGATTTCTCCTGCGAATCAAAAAAAAATCTTTCTACATTTATTGGATGGAAAAGTAAAACAAAAAATGGCGGTTTATCAGAGCTTGGCGCAAAAATGGATTTTATTACAAATGAAATGTTTTGATTATTATCACAGACCACTTTGTTTGCTAGATGCTATCCATATTACAAGCACAACAGGAGCGGAAAATGAGTGGATTTATGATTTTGCTGAATCCATTAATAATATTAAGATCAACATGCAAAAAGCAATTGCCGAAGAATTTAGTAATGAGATTAATAAACCTGTTTATTTAAAGCCCTACGACTCACACTCTCAATTTGACTTATCAAAAACACATATCTAAAAACAAGACTTTAGCGTCAATTTTTACTTCCTTGTCAATCCAAGTCAATAAACAATATCAATAATTTATTCTTAAAAAATTTTTGGCGTGTTTTAATAGATTCAATTCAATGTTATTCATGATTCAGGCTTAATGACGAGCCGATTATAATGCCTCTATATCTTGCCCGTTTCAGAGAAAAATTCAGGTTATCGCCTGATTTTTTTAATAGTCTATATTTTGGTGGACAACCCGCAAAAGACAATTTTGCAATCCACGAAATTTTTGGGTATAAGCAAATGTCTGTGCGAGTTTTTTATCCATAGTGCCAGAACATAAATTTTGTAAGGCAAATGAAGGATTGAGGTCCATTTCAATAATGTCAAATATATAGCTTTAACTTAACAAACGAGGTGCATTCATGTGAACAATATAGAAAAAATTGCGAGAGAGGCTCAAGATACGGGGCACTCTTTGTCCGTTTTACCTGCGCAATTGCTCATGTTTTGGGAATCCTCACAGGAGCCGTGGGGTGTCAAGGATATTAATTCAAAATATATTTACGCTAATCCTGCTTATTACCAACTTCTCAATATCAACCCCAAAGTGTTCTGTATTGCCGGACACCTTGATGATGAATTACCCTCTCCAATCGCGAGTTTCGCCTCTCATTTTCAGCAGCATGATCGCAAAACAATCGAGCGCAAGGATCGTCTTTGCTCCATTGAAATTCACCCCTATGAAACCGATCAACTGATGAGACTTTATTATTTTGATAAATATCCGCTTTATGAAGAACACAGTCGGCTTTGTATTGGGACCATTTTTCACGCTAGAAAAGTTGAGGACCTATTACTAAAAAAACACTTATTATCACGTGCCAAGCCCGGCTACTTTTTATTTTATCCGCCAGAAAACGTATTTACCCAAAAAGAACTCGAGGTTATTTTTTGTGTGTTGCAAAATATGAGTAGCAAGCTCATTGCCCTTCATTTGGGATTATCACACCGTACAGTGGAAAATAAATTACAGGTCATATATCGTAAAGCAGGGGCTAACTCTTTATCTCAGTTCAGCGAGTACTGCAGGCATAAAGGTTATGATCACTATATTCCACAGACACTCCTGAGTCCGGTCAGTAAGCTACTTGATATGAGTCTGTGAAAGCGGCTTATTTTAAAGACCTTAATGCAGTGATTCGCTGAAAGCCATAAGAGCAAATATCCCACCTCTATCAGGAACTTTGCTTTTATCGTAAGCCCTGAATGCTGTGCAGTTGAAAAAGAGATGATTTATCTTGATGAAAGCGGTTTTGCCAACGACATACCCCTGACTCATGATTATGCTCCCCGTGGAAGAAAAGGATAGAGCTGATATGGTTGGTTCATCTTCATCTGAAGATTCAATGCTACTATTTTAAAACCTATTTTCAATCTTGATCATTGATTTCTTTTGAGACCCCTTATGCCAAAATTAACCTCTGCAAGCTCAGACTTTTCTGAGAAAAAAAAATCCAAAATAAAAAAAAATGCCTCGATCAGTTTTGAAACCGCCTTAAATGATTTGGAGCAGGTTGTTACTCGCCTGGAGTCGGGCAATCTTTCATTAGAAGAAGCCCTCAATGAATTCGAACGAGGCATCAAATTAACAAAACAAACGCAAAAAACGTTGTTAGAGGCAGAACAACATGTAAAAATTTTACTCAGCGATACCCCTGATGCGAAATTAAATCCGTTCACCCTTGATTCTGAGTAATGGTATGCCTGATAAAATCTCCTTTTCGGATCAACACACTTCCTTTGATTTTGATCAGCAGCTTTCAAAATATCAGAAACGTGTTGAGACGTACCTATCAAGTGCACTGGACAAATTGCCCGCCTATAATACTGTATTGCTAGACGTCATGCGTTATTCCACTTTGATGGGCGGTAAACGCTTACGTCCTTATTTGGTATACGCCACAGGGCAAATGCTCGGCTTGTCATTGAGCAATCTCGATGCGCCTGCGGCCGCTATAGAATGCATTCATTCTTACTCTTTGCTCCATGATGATCTTCCTTCTATGGATAATGACGATTTGCGTCGAGGAGAATTAACCGGCCATGTCAAATTTGGTGAAGCTAATGCCATTTTGGCGGGCGATTCACTACAATCCCTGGCTTTTTCGATTTTGGCAGATGACCGCATGCCAGATGTCGTCACAGAAGATAGATTAGCAATGCTATCTGAGCTTGCGCGGGCCAGTGGTGCCACTGGTATGTGTGGAGGGCAGGCATTAGATATGGCGTCTGAATATTTAGACATTTCTCTTGAGACCCTTGAGCTGATTCATCACCATAAAACCGGGGCTTTGCTTCGGGCCGCGGTGCGTCTAGGCGCCCTAGCCGCTGGTGAAACCGGGCGAAAAGCCCTTCCCTGGCTAGATCAATACGCCAAAAGTATCGGGCTGGCCTTTCAGGTGCAAGATGATATTTTGGATGAAATCGGGGAGGCCAGAAAAACAGGGAAAAAACCAAAATCAGATCAACAACGAGGTAAAGCGACTTATCCGGGCTTATTGAGCTTAAAAGGCGCCCAAAAAAAAATGGCGGCTCTTTATCAGTCTTCTTTATCTGCTTTAACAGTGCCTGAAGCCAGTGTCTATAACACGCTGCCTTTACAGGCTTGTGCTCACTTTATTTTAGAGCGTCATTATTAAAAAATGTCACTTAGCATGAGTACTGAATGAATTTTAATAAAGAAAAATATCCCACCTTAGCATTAGCAGAAACGCCAGAGTCATTGCGTTTATTGCCTAAAGAATCTTTGCCAGAATTGTGCTCAGAATTACGATCATATTTACTGGACGCGGTGAGCCAGTCGAGTGGGCATTTTGCATCTGGGCTAGGTGTGATTGAGCTCACCCTGGCATTGCATTATGTTTACAAAACGCCCTTTGATCATTTGATATGGGATGTAGGCCATCAAGCCTATCCCCACAAAATATTAACAGGCAGACGAGATCAAATTGACCGCATTCGACAAAAAAATGGGTTACACCCTTTCCCATCTCGAGAAGAAAGTGATTACGATGTCCTTTCTGTGGGGCATTCTTCTACTTCTATCAGCGCCGGTTTAGGCTTAGCTGTCGCCGCAGAACGAGAAGGCTTAGGGCGAAAGATCATTTGCGTGATTGGAGATGGTGCCATCACAGCAGGAATGGCTTTTGAAGCCATGAATCATGCCGGTGAGCTCCACAGCGATATGTTGGTGATACTCAACGATAATGACATGTCTATCTCAGAAAATGTCGGGGGATTAAACAATCGCTTTGCGCAATTATTATCAGGCTCATTTTATACTCGCCTTCGTGAAAAAGGCAAAAAAGCGTTTTCCGCTGCACCACCTATTAAAGCGCTTTTAAAACGGACAGAAGAACACTTAAAAGGAATGGTGGTACCTAGTACTTTATTTGAAGAATTGGGCTTCAACTATATCGGGCCTATTGATGGTCATCATATCTACACGCTGGTCCACATGCTTGAAAATATGCGCCATCTCAAAGGCCCTCAATTGCTGCATGTCGTGACAAAAAAAGGCAAAGGATATACACCTGCTGAAAAAGATCCGATTGCTTGGCATGCGGTTCCTCGATTTGATCCCCTGTCAGGGACTTTACCGAAAACGGTTGATTCGATACCGACCTATTCTAACATTTTTGGGGACTGGCTCTGTGATACCGCAGCCACTGACCCGCGATTAATGGCGATCACACCTGCTATGCGAGAAGGCTCTGGCATGGTGCGTTTTTCTCGAGAATATCCCAAACAGTACTTTGATGTCGCCATCGCTGAGCAACACGCGGTCACCTTCGCAGCGGGTTTAGCCATTGGAGGATACAAGCCCGTGGTCGCGATTTATTCCACTTTTTTACAACGTGCGTATGACCAGCTGATCCATGATGTAGCGATACAAAATTTGCCTGTGCTCTTTGCGATTGATCGAGCAGGGCTAGTAGGTGCAGATGGGCAAACACATCAAGGCGCCTTTGATCTCTCTTTCATGCGTTGTATCCCCAACATGGTGATCATGGCGCCCAGCGATGAAAATGAGTGTCGGCAAATGTTACACACTGGATATCTGCATCCTGGGCCTGCAGCGGTGCGTTATCCCCGAGGTCAAGGCACGGGAGTGGCTTTGCAACCTTTATTTCCTTTAACCATTGGTAAATCTGAAATCAAAATTCAAGGGGAAAAGATAGCCCTTTTGTGTTTTGGGACTTTACTGAGTGTGGCGAGGGAAGTGGCTATTCATCTCAATGCCACTTTGGTCGATATGCGATTTATCAAGCCTTTGGATACTGAGTTGATATTGGCGATGGCATCAAACCACAGTCTTTTAGTGACAATAGAAGAAAATGTGATCAAAGGTGGTGCAGGCAGTGCGGTGAATGAGTGCTTGATGTCTCACAAAAAAACAGTGATGCTTTTAAACATTGGTCTACCCGATCAATTTATCCCACAGGGGGAACAGAACGAAATGAGAGCGGCATATGGGTTAGACAGTCGGGGGATTCAAAAGCAAATTCAAGCCTATTGCGAATCTGAAATGTAAAAATCCGAATATCACCAGCAAAGATAAGGTTTTCTGGAAAGGATTTTTTGGCAGGAATCAGGTTAGTGAACCTTTTGTACCATGTCATAAAGAGCACTAAATGTGTGCCTGTCGACTACCGAATTGACGATAAAGACACCGGGAAAAACCAAAAAACCCTATTTTGGGGAGAAACTCAAGCTAAAAAAAGCCCCATCTAAGTGTTGGGGCTTTATCATTTATTTCTGCTTTTAAATAAAGTGCCGGTCATATTCGTCGTAAAAACACGACCGGATACATTTATTTAATTATTTGGAAAGATAATAGCTGAATTTTTAGATCCGTTTTGAACGGGTGAATGGTTGTTATAAATAACCCTTTCTTGAGAAACAAAACTACCAGAAGCATCTCTAATCAGAGATATGTTCTCAGTATCGCTTGGAGATCTCATTGATTTACTGGATCGGAAGAAAGAAGCAGGTATTTTATGTTCATAAGAATAAGCTGATTGAGGTGGGTCTTGATTTCTCAAATCACCATAACGAATACCATTTATAGGTGAGTAAAACCTGCGATCAGTAATTTTTTCATATGTATATTTTTCTACAAATTCTATCAAGTATTCTCGCAACCTCTCTGCTCCTATTTTGTCTCTAATTTTATTCATTCGTGCTTCTAAAAACTCATTTGGTGAATGATTGTTTTTATTAATTTCTTCCACCCAAAAATTTATTGCTGTTCTGCTAGATTTTTGATCCAAAAGCGCAAGCATTACTTTTTGTAGTAATGAATCTTTCTTCATAAAATTGATTAACTTGTTATATTCAAAATTTTTGATTTTTTGCATCCATTGATAATCATTAGTCTCTTTCAAAATAAAAGGAGTTCCTTCTTTTTTAATTTTTGACAAATCATAAATATAATCTCCAAAGGCTCCCAGAATCGTGTTTTGAAGATTTTTATTCTTGGTAACATGAGAAGCTAAAGATTGAGCAAAAACTTTTGTTATAGCATTCATGTCAATTGGTCTTAAAAGAGAATTATCTGTATCACTTTGCGATGTACCAGATCTGGCATTGACACGCATATCATAGACATGACTATCTGAATCATTTTCATTGCTCCCGATGGATTTTTGAAGATCAGAGACGTCCTGAGAAATAAATAAATTAAATGTAGCATCCAGATCTGGTCTTAGATTTAATTTTACGAATGTCTCGACAACTTTTTTTAATGCATCAGAAATATTTTTTTGAGAAAGAAAAGTATCATTGAAGTGATTTTTCGTATGAAGCTTAACGTCTATTTTTTTACCATCTTTTAGATCAAAGCTAAAGGTCTTTTTCAGATAGAAAGTGTTTTCTTGTTGAGTAGGTAATGAAACTTGAGGAGGTATTATTTCTTCAGTTTTTTGATGTATTGGTTCTTTGATATCAGATTTTTCAGGTTTCTCAAAATGAAACGTTGATGGGTCTGGTTCTGTGTATATCTGTAATCCATAATGACTACTTACGAACTCCGCTTTTGATTCTTCTCTCTCTATAAATTTATCAAATATGTGAGATTCGTTGTTTTTTTTGAGTTTTTGGCTAAGATCCTCGATATCTTGATTAAAAACTTTTTCCAATTCTTTTAATGAAGTATTTTGATTAATTAAGTTTGACCATTTTTTTATTAAATTTAAATTAGGAGAATTTTCATCAATAAAATAAATCAGAGCGGATTTGATTGATGGATGTTTTTTAACAAGATCTGTGTCCTTGATAATTTCTGCGAAGCCTTTGCCTTTAATTTCTTTGACGATCTTATCGTCGATCATAATAGGTTTATAATCTTTAGATTTTGATAAATCATAAATATAATTGGCGATACCATCCATAATCGTGTCTAGAATTGGATTTTCAAAATTTTTCTGATCAGCCCAATGACAAATCAAAGCCTGAGCAAAAACTGCTTTTATCCTATCGGGTTGTTCGCTTTCAGTGTGGTAATAAGTATTGACATGCATATTATAATTTTCTTTAACACTTTTCTTGCTTTGGTTAATGAATTGTTTATCATCATTGTAGTTTTTAGAAATAAATAAATTAAAAGTAG harbors:
- the xseB gene encoding exodeoxyribonuclease VII small subunit; translation: MPKLTSASSDFSEKKKSKIKKNASISFETALNDLEQVVTRLESGNLSLEEALNEFERGIKLTKQTQKTLLEAEQHVKILLSDTPDAKLNPFTLDSE
- a CDS encoding helix-turn-helix transcriptional regulator, yielding MNNIEKIAREAQDTGHSLSVLPAQLLMFWESSQEPWGVKDINSKYIYANPAYYQLLNINPKVFCIAGHLDDELPSPIASFASHFQQHDRKTIERKDRLCSIEIHPYETDQLMRLYYFDKYPLYEEHSRLCIGTIFHARKVEDLLLKKHLLSRAKPGYFLFYPPENVFTQKELEVIFCVLQNMSSKLIALHLGLSHRTVENKLQVIYRKAGANSLSQFSEYCRHKGYDHYIPQTLLSPVSKLLDMSL
- the ispA gene encoding (2E,6E)-farnesyl diphosphate synthase, with amino-acid sequence MPDKISFSDQHTSFDFDQQLSKYQKRVETYLSSALDKLPAYNTVLLDVMRYSTLMGGKRLRPYLVYATGQMLGLSLSNLDAPAAAIECIHSYSLLHDDLPSMDNDDLRRGELTGHVKFGEANAILAGDSLQSLAFSILADDRMPDVVTEDRLAMLSELARASGATGMCGGQALDMASEYLDISLETLELIHHHKTGALLRAAVRLGALAAGETGRKALPWLDQYAKSIGLAFQVQDDILDEIGEARKTGKKPKSDQQRGKATYPGLLSLKGAQKKMAALYQSSLSALTVPEASVYNTLPLQACAHFILERHY
- the dxs gene encoding 1-deoxy-D-xylulose-5-phosphate synthase, producing MNFNKEKYPTLALAETPESLRLLPKESLPELCSELRSYLLDAVSQSSGHFASGLGVIELTLALHYVYKTPFDHLIWDVGHQAYPHKILTGRRDQIDRIRQKNGLHPFPSREESDYDVLSVGHSSTSISAGLGLAVAAEREGLGRKIICVIGDGAITAGMAFEAMNHAGELHSDMLVILNDNDMSISENVGGLNNRFAQLLSGSFYTRLREKGKKAFSAAPPIKALLKRTEEHLKGMVVPSTLFEELGFNYIGPIDGHHIYTLVHMLENMRHLKGPQLLHVVTKKGKGYTPAEKDPIAWHAVPRFDPLSGTLPKTVDSIPTYSNIFGDWLCDTAATDPRLMAITPAMREGSGMVRFSREYPKQYFDVAIAEQHAVTFAAGLAIGGYKPVVAIYSTFLQRAYDQLIHDVAIQNLPVLFAIDRAGLVGADGQTHQGAFDLSFMRCIPNMVIMAPSDENECRQMLHTGYLHPGPAAVRYPRGQGTGVALQPLFPLTIGKSEIKIQGEKIALLCFGTLLSVAREVAIHLNATLVDMRFIKPLDTELILAMASNHSLLVTIEENVIKGGAGSAVNECLMSHKKTVMLLNIGLPDQFIPQGEQNEMRAAYGLDSRGIQKQIQAYCESEM